A single genomic interval of Falco naumanni isolate bFalNau1 chromosome 11, bFalNau1.pat, whole genome shotgun sequence harbors:
- the TMEM275 gene encoding transmembrane protein 275 — protein sequence MFSEKSSASLSQKPTQKKTRPQGLPSPALCCACGLCIMLAGINITLVGAFAFGTFLPVNNPPIIIGPILLVVAFTFFGACCICSRRPPAHGARKSKPGSNIGLIKPGNTAFEIETSEHTVQDTTAVQLSPTNSPISSKKSTPVHENTKTCKLFTMEGNGPVAKYTTGGEAIQLNLPRDLAAS from the coding sequence ATGTTCAGTGAGAAGAGCAGCGCCTCTTTATCCCAGAAACCCACCCAGAAAAAGACACGACCTCAGggcctcccctcccccgccctcTGCTGCGCTTGTGGACTTTGCATCATGCTAGCAGGGATCAACATCACTTTAGTGGGAGCATTTGCCTTTGGGACCTTCCTCCCTGTGAACAACCCTCCCATCATCATCGGACCCATCTTGCTGGTGGTGGCCTTCACATTCTTTGGTGCCTGCTGCATCTGCAGCCGCAGGCCTCCAGCTCATGGAGCCAGGAAATCCAAACCAGGCTCCAACATTGGGCTCATCAAACCTGGCAACACAGCCTTTGAAATTGAAACTAGCGAGCACACGGTGCAGGATACCACTGCCGTTCAGCTGAGCCCCACAAATTCCCCCATCTCCTCGAAAAAGTCCACGCCAGTTCATGAGAACACGAAGACTTGCAAGCTCTTCACCATGGAAGGCAATGGGCCGGTGGCCAAGTACACCACAGGAGGAGAGGCAATACAGCTCAACTTGCCCAGGGACCTGGCTGCATCCTAA